A section of the Thermoanaerobaculia bacterium genome encodes:
- a CDS encoding DivIVA domain-containing protein: MTPKITALEIQKHEFPTKRRGYDPEAVRGFLLSIAEDFHELIRQNAELETRVRHLEEENFDHRDREKILKETLLSAQRLSEEMKNTARREAENVVRQAELAGQQLTAEALQQSARIEKAMRDLKIQRANFRLKLKSMLDMFQQVLDFDREEEENSSTVSYLVRPQDTNSA; the protein is encoded by the coding sequence ATGACACCGAAGATCACCGCTCTCGAGATCCAGAAACACGAGTTCCCGACGAAGCGCCGCGGCTACGACCCCGAGGCCGTCCGCGGGTTCCTGCTGTCGATCGCCGAGGACTTCCACGAGCTGATCCGGCAGAACGCCGAGCTCGAGACGCGCGTGCGCCACCTCGAGGAGGAGAACTTCGATCACCGCGACCGCGAGAAGATCCTGAAGGAGACCCTCCTTTCCGCGCAGCGCCTCTCCGAGGAGATGAAGAACACGGCGCGCCGGGAGGCGGAGAACGTCGTTCGCCAGGCGGAGCTCGCCGGCCAGCAGCTCACGGCCGAAGCCCTGCAGCAGTCGGCGCGGATCGAAAAGGCGATGCGGGACCTGAAGATCCAGCGGGCCAACTTCCGGCTGAAGCTGAAATCGATGCTCGACATGTTCCAGCAGGTCCTCGATTTCGACCGCGAGGAGGAGGAGAACTCCTCGACGGTGTCCTATCTCGTGCGCCCCCAGGACACGAATAGCGCATAG
- a CDS encoding YggT family protein, whose translation MRALGTGVAIGLVQVVSMLFQLVIWLVIAAALVTWVSPDPRNPVVQFLYRSTEWLLKPCRKILPPRITGGIDFSPIIAILLLVLLRAVVLSLMTGGAVSAL comes from the coding sequence GTGAGGGCGCTCGGCACCGGTGTCGCGATCGGTCTCGTCCAGGTCGTCTCGATGCTCTTCCAGCTCGTGATCTGGCTCGTGATCGCGGCGGCGCTCGTCACGTGGGTCTCTCCAGATCCGCGCAACCCGGTCGTCCAGTTCCTCTACCGCTCGACGGAATGGCTGCTGAAGCCGTGCCGGAAGATCCTTCCGCCCCGGATCACGGGGGGAATCGACTTCTCGCCGATCATCGCGATCCTCCTTCTCGTCCTGCTCCGTGCGGTCGTCCTGTCGCTGATGACGGGCGGAGCCGTCTCGGCACTCTGA
- a CDS encoding YggS family pyridoxal phosphate-dependent enzyme produces MSGPSGADPAGLSRRVREVRERIARACETGKRDPSGVTLVAVTKTHPVDTVRRAAETGLTVFGENRVQEGVAKIEALRPDFPGLSWRLIGRLQSNKAKTAVRYFEEIQSVDRSSLLEILSREAGASGRRLPIYVEVNVGGEASKGGVDPGGAAALVGSALAAPAIELRGLMTVPPFSDDPAASRPFFRQLRSLRDRLQDETGSPIPGLSMGMSHDFEVAIEEGATVVRVGTALFGARESA; encoded by the coding sequence GTGAGCGGCCCGTCCGGGGCGGATCCGGCCGGGCTGTCCCGCCGTGTCCGGGAGGTCCGGGAAAGGATCGCTCGCGCGTGCGAGACCGGGAAGCGAGACCCGTCCGGCGTTACTCTCGTGGCCGTGACGAAGACCCATCCCGTGGACACCGTCCGGCGCGCCGCCGAGACGGGGCTGACCGTCTTCGGAGAGAACCGGGTGCAGGAGGGGGTGGCCAAGATCGAGGCGCTCCGCCCCGATTTCCCGGGGCTTTCCTGGCGGCTGATCGGGCGGCTCCAGTCCAACAAGGCCAAAACCGCGGTAAGATATTTCGAGGAGATTCAATCGGTTGACCGGAGTTCTTTGCTCGAGATTCTCTCGCGAGAGGCTGGCGCCTCGGGTCGCCGGCTCCCGATCTACGTGGAAGTGAACGTCGGCGGCGAGGCGAGCAAGGGAGGGGTCGACCCCGGGGGCGCGGCGGCGCTCGTCGGGAGCGCGCTCGCGGCCCCGGCGATCGAGCTCCGCGGGCTGATGACCGTTCCGCCGTTCTCGGACGATCCCGCGGCTTCGCGTCCCTTCTTCCGCCAGCTTCGTTCGCTCCGGGACCGCCTCCAGGACGAGACGGGGTCGCCGATTCCCGGACTGTCGATGGGCATGAGCCACGACTTCGAGGTCGCCATCGAGGAAGGTGCGACCGTCGTCCGCGTCGGCACGGCCCTCTTCGGCGCGAGGGAATCGGCGTGA
- a CDS encoding ribonuclease HI family protein, translated as MKVTAFIDGAARGNPGPAGAGAYFPAGEEPARELFEALGRATNNEAEYRALLLALGEAERRGATEVTIFSDSLLLVEQINGRFRIKAENLKPLAREAVLRAKTFPKFSIAHVRREKNRDADRLANLGADASEAM; from the coding sequence ATGAAAGTCACCGCCTTCATCGACGGCGCCGCGCGCGGCAATCCCGGTCCCGCCGGCGCGGGAGCTTATTTCCCGGCCGGCGAAGAGCCCGCGCGCGAGCTCTTCGAGGCTCTCGGGCGGGCGACGAACAACGAGGCGGAATACCGGGCGCTCCTGCTGGCGCTCGGGGAAGCCGAGCGGCGCGGCGCGACGGAAGTCACGATCTTCTCCGACTCGCTGCTCCTCGTCGAACAGATCAACGGCCGTTTCCGGATCAAGGCCGAGAACCTGAAGCCGCTCGCGCGCGAGGCGGTGTTGCGCGCGAAGACGTTTCCGAAATTCTCGATCGCGCACGTGCGCCGCGAGAAGAATCGCGACGCGGACCGGCTCGCGAACCTCGGCGCCGACGCCTCGGAAGCGATGTGA
- a CDS encoding C4-type zinc ribbon domain-containing protein — MTGEIENLIRLQELFLLQKSKARQRETLPPELADVDREYREKMTAIENLKATIDEAERSRRASEGKLAELTDRQKKYQAQLMAVKNSREYGAMLNEIDQVKRELRGVEDEVVGFMETIEAARTELAEREAKFPGETEEHENQLSGWRETQREIDREIEEARTQTAEIEKKFTPKKLAEFYRLCERKGGHAVVRAVAGSCSACHVRLRPALYQALRLGGEVITCDSCKRILYYQDDAAASS; from the coding sequence GTGACCGGTGAAATAGAAAATCTGATCAGGCTCCAGGAGCTCTTCCTCCTCCAGAAATCAAAGGCCCGCCAGCGCGAAACCCTTCCCCCCGAGCTCGCCGACGTCGATCGCGAGTACCGGGAGAAGATGACCGCGATCGAAAACCTCAAGGCGACGATCGACGAAGCCGAGCGCTCGCGCCGCGCGTCGGAGGGGAAGCTCGCCGAGCTCACGGACCGTCAGAAGAAGTACCAGGCGCAGCTGATGGCCGTGAAGAACTCCCGCGAATACGGCGCGATGTTGAACGAGATCGACCAGGTCAAGCGGGAGCTTCGCGGAGTCGAGGACGAGGTCGTCGGATTCATGGAGACGATCGAAGCCGCCCGGACCGAGCTCGCCGAGCGGGAGGCGAAGTTTCCTGGGGAGACGGAAGAGCACGAGAACCAGCTTTCGGGCTGGCGCGAAACGCAGCGCGAGATCGACCGCGAGATCGAGGAGGCGCGGACGCAGACCGCCGAGATCGAAAAGAAGTTCACCCCGAAGAAGCTCGCGGAGTTCTACCGGCTCTGTGAACGCAAGGGAGGCCACGCCGTCGTCCGCGCGGTCGCCGGATCGTGCTCGGCCTGCCACGTGCGACTCCGGCCCGCGCTCTACCAGGCGCTGCGTCTCGGCGGCGAAGTCATCACCTGCGACTCCTGCAAGAGAATCCTCTACTACCAGGACGACGCGGCCGCGTCGTCGTAG